The Stutzerimonas stutzeri DNA window GTTGCGCAGCAACCGGCGTAGCCGCATGTAGCCCTCATCGCGGGTGCACAGGCTGTCGCCGTGCATCAGCAGTACCGGCTCGCCGCAGAGCTGGACCACGCTCGGATCAGCCAGCAGCTTGCAGCCGGCCTTGTAGCAGAAGGTCTGGCCGATCATGAAGTCGCGGTTGCCGTGCATCAGATAGATTCTGACGCCGCGCTCGCTCAGCGCATGCAGGGCGCGGGCAATCGACTCCTGGAACGGCGTCATGGCGTCGTCGCCAATCCAGACCTCGAAGAAGTCACCGAGAATGTACAGGGCTTCGGCCTGGGTAGCGCGCGTCGCGAGAAAATGCAGGAACGCCCGGGTGATATCCGGGCGTTCCTCTTCCAGATGCAGATCTGAGATCAGCAGGATCACTCGCGATTACTCGACGATCTCGGCCTTCTCGATCACCACGTCCTCGACCGGGACGTCCTGATGGCCGGACTTCATGGTGGTTGCCACAGCTTTGATCTTCTCGACCACATCCATCCCTTCGGTCACCTCGCCGAACACGGCATAGCCCCAGCCCTGAACGGTTGGCGCGCTGTGATCGAGGAAGTCGTTGTCCTTCACGTTGATGAAGAACTGCGCGGATGCCGAATGCGGCTCCATGGTGCGCGCCATCGCCAGAGTGCCGGTTTTGTTCGACAGGCCGTTATTGGCCTCGTTCTTGATCGGCGCGCGGGTAGCCTTCTGCTTCATGCCCGGCTCGAAACCGCCGCCCTGGATCATGAAATTGCTGATCACGCGGTGGAAGATGGTGCCGTCGTAGTGGCCGCTCTTCACGTATTCCTTGAAGTTGGCAGTGGTTTCCGGAGCCTTGTCTTCGAACAGATTGACGGTGATGACGCCGTAGTTGGTGTGCAGTTTGATCATCGTGAGGGGTTCCGTTTCGTTGGTGCGGGCGTGCCGCTGCAAGGGTCGTCGTACCGAGTGCCGCCAGTCGCTGATCGTAGCGCCGCCTGAGCGCATTGCTCTGTCAGGGGGTTGACGGGTCCGCTATGATAGGCGCTTTGAATTGGTCGGCCTACCCTGAGAGGGTACTTGCAAACTACTGCACTCGGCATGCG harbors:
- a CDS encoding peptidylprolyl isomerase; translated protein: MIKLHTNYGVITVNLFEDKAPETTANFKEYVKSGHYDGTIFHRVISNFMIQGGGFEPGMKQKATRAPIKNEANNGLSNKTGTLAMARTMEPHSASAQFFINVKDNDFLDHSAPTVQGWGYAVFGEVTEGMDVVEKIKAVATTMKSGHQDVPVEDVVIEKAEIVE
- the lpxH gene encoding UDP-2,3-diacylglucosamine diphosphatase produces the protein MILLISDLHLEEERPDITRAFLHFLATRATQAEALYILGDFFEVWIGDDAMTPFQESIARALHALSERGVRIYLMHGNRDFMIGQTFCYKAGCKLLADPSVVQLCGEPVLLMHGDSLCTRDEGYMRLRRLLRNPLSLFVLRNLPLATRRKLARKLRNESRTQTRMKASDIIDVTPELIPGVLAEHRVRTLIHGHTHRPATHDLEVDGQPAKRIVLGDWDRQGWALQVDENGYHQAPFALS